The window CTTCAACTTCTTCAGCCTTAAAAAGGACCTCGTAATCCTGCTGCACTTCATAATCAAAGGCATCAAGGGAGCGGTCGCATACAAGTTCAACGTTCGCATCAATTGAAAACTGAGTGCGAACAAACTGCATAGTGCGATAGAAATCAATATGTAAAGAACCGCCTTTAAAAGTGACGTCTCCCAAATCAAGTTCCTCAGAACTTAATTGAAGAGTTTTTTCACTTTGTTCTTCAGGTATCTCAAAGATCTTAAACTTAAGCATAGAACTTCTCCTCAATAGCTACCTAAAATAAGCATTATACT of the Gracilimonas sediminicola genome contains:
- a CDS encoding YceD family protein: MLKFKIFEIPEEQSEKTLQLSSEELDLGDVTFKGGSLHIDFYRTMQFVRTQFSIDANVELVCDRSLDAFDYEVQQDYEVLFKAEEVEESADENGAVRNYDHASKQIDLEQDVRDTILLNLPTKKLHPRFLDEDGNPKEVLNEQFGDIPEDDEEKIDPRWEKLKELKD